The following are encoded together in the Paludisphaera mucosa genome:
- a CDS encoding DUF420 domain-containing protein, with translation MESGYRRGVLIVVTAIILSGGLCAAWIRTGGPPAPAGQDLGPGATPLGSFSLGERSGRAVTDATLADRVWIGSFIFTRCKLSCPRITSVMKSLQERLAGTDVQLVSISVDPEHDTPEVLRDYADRFGADPFRWWFLTGPRDAILAMIHDKFHLTAMTNPAPAADGSDEAVIHSDRLALVDRGKVLGLFESQDAQALDNLVARARRLASPRWVRALPAVNATLNGLCTILLLAGWLAIRRPGSPAVVAVAEGDALAQPTAPSRLASLLGDPATRGHLLAMGMAVLTSAVFLGCYLLYHYLAGSMRFPGGGGLRWLYLTILTSHTLLATFFVVPLVVLTLLRALRGDFARHVRVARVAFPIWMYVSITGVVIYLMLYQLPLATAAP, from the coding sequence GTGGAATCGGGATATCGACGCGGCGTGCTGATCGTCGTCACGGCCATCATCCTCTCGGGCGGCCTCTGCGCCGCGTGGATCCGCACCGGCGGCCCGCCCGCGCCGGCGGGCCAGGACCTCGGCCCGGGGGCGACCCCGCTGGGATCGTTCTCGCTCGGCGAGCGCTCGGGACGGGCCGTGACCGACGCGACCCTGGCCGACCGGGTCTGGATCGGCTCGTTCATCTTCACCCGCTGCAAGCTCTCGTGCCCGCGGATCACGAGCGTCATGAAGAGCCTGCAGGAGCGGCTGGCGGGCACGGACGTCCAGCTCGTCAGCATCTCGGTCGACCCCGAGCACGACACGCCCGAAGTGCTCCGCGACTACGCCGACCGGTTCGGCGCGGACCCTTTCCGCTGGTGGTTCCTGACCGGTCCCCGCGACGCCATCCTGGCGATGATCCACGACAAGTTCCACCTGACCGCCATGACCAACCCCGCGCCGGCGGCCGACGGCAGCGACGAGGCCGTCATCCACAGCGACCGCCTCGCGCTCGTCGATCGCGGCAAGGTGCTGGGCCTGTTCGAGTCCCAGGACGCTCAGGCCCTCGACAATTTGGTCGCCCGGGCCCGCCGGCTGGCCTCGCCCCGCTGGGTCCGCGCCCTGCCGGCGGTGAACGCGACCCTCAACGGCCTCTGCACCATCCTGCTGCTGGCCGGCTGGCTCGCCATCCGCCGCCCGGGGAGCCCCGCGGTCGTCGCGGTCGCCGAGGGCGACGCCCTGGCCCAGCCGACGGCCCCCTCGCGACTGGCCTCCCTGCTCGGCGACCCGGCCACGCGCGGCCACCTGCTGGCGATGGGGATGGCCGTGCTGACCTCGGCCGTGTTCCTGGGCTGCTACCTGCTCTACCACTACCTCGCCGGCAGCATGCGGTTCCCGGGCGGCGGCGGGCTCCGCTGGCTCTACCTGACGATCCTGACCTCGCACACCCTGCTGGCGACCTTCTTCGTCGTCCCCCTCGTCGTCCTGACCCTGCTGAGGGCCCTGCGGGGCGACTTCGCCCGGCACGTCCGCGTGGCGCGGGTCGCGTTCCCCATCTGGATGTACGTCTCGATCACCGGGGTCGTGATCTACCTGATGCTCTACCAGCTCCCGCTGGCGACCGCCGCCCCCTGA
- a CDS encoding Calx-beta domain-containing protein has translation MRLTLPLRRGWGRPPGRRAGTPRLEYVERRVLLSTFTVETAADDGPGSLRWAITQANADLDAGPSSIRFAIPGSGLQTIRLQSPLAPITRPVLIEGRSQPGYTGTPLIRLDGSSAQSSGSYGLVVAGGGSLVAGLAVTGFSGAGILLTGPGGDFVESSYVGLVPGIPGAAANGEGIVVLGSSNNTIGGPAGQGNVISGNRGAGVRVAIVTPGDSTGNAITGNLIGTDGAGVLAVGNGQDGVVFAGASYGRITGNVVSGNFGNGITLNGRATGHVILGNVVGLTADGQAALGNNRDGILVDDAPGNVIGGLVADEANQISANRGSGVRARNDSAGLQVLGNQIGVDATATRPFGNQGDGLTLGSSGVKVGGEDSGAGNVIAYNGVGTTGAGVQLVGLVSGDTILSNRIFKNAGLGINLNNGPTPNHTPGQFIGPNGWANYPILTSAVTDGLVTSSAGSLTGMPLQSYTIQFFWTDAPDRSGFGEGERLLGSTETSAGDDGRASFAIPIPSSTDGGFLSATATDAAGNTSEFSQAILIRPYTDLDVALTADPTLAPQGSAVTFRATVTNRGHLTASNVSLAAQLPATAAVLSSTGVGGVMSAEAAGSFRLAVGSLAPGASAVLVVALQPPAGFSGDFTGTATATTAEPDSHPGDESAVATARLTPVVDVAVALASGPSTALRGDSLVYVLSASNAGPGTATGVVLTFPIGPGASYVAATGDQGAGRIDGGRLIIDLGSLGPGATATFVITLRADAVGVFASTASLATDEYQADAANDAVSFSTEILGQADLAVAMQAPPLAADDHDLVYAVVVANNGPDAARNVVLLDLIPALSTFDAAWFDGGSTSFADGIVTARLDALDAGAAATLWIRVRPTAAAGATLTNAARASSDEPDSDPSDNADWRRTEVRPVADLGATIAPDSPTVVQGQAATFRIRVSNQGPSPEPDALLTVPLPDWAVLASAVATQGGPATVANGVVGFRLGTLAVGGWAEATIALTARPTAAGPLILTANVQGWDIDFNPADDTASAVVTGLPAADLAVYVTPPPLVHERSTFQYTLTAANLSPLATGGVQLAAPLPAGVEFVSAVASQGAAPVLDSGRVVANLGDLAGSSTAAMTITVRPTSPAGTALLLSGVATSDLPDPASGNDVGRYAVYVAPAVDLMVRLQTLQPSVELGGDVTWVAQVWNSSPTTATGVDLSIPFEACGIFVGSATTQGSVQASASLITAALGTIGPWGNATVAFVLRPQAVGPAVLTVLAAADQFDSGPDDDRSTAALNVLEPPGTLQFAVPAVAVPETAGFAYVPVQRVGGARGTVTVRYRTTTGTASPGVDYVPVSGVLTFQPGQTLATIAVPVLAYPHNRGDESVAIVLEGATDGAVLGGLATASVTIQDVDPDYVPPAVGRVRLLGDPNSIGGLSIAFSEPLDRAAALDGAAYTLYDLGPNGVFGDGDDAPIAYLAPGYDPATQTVYLTPAAPMALGRQYAIVVRGAGPAGLVDLAGNPLGGGVDFVGLFARGTTLNYTDSNGDAVSLQVKSGGFMDLIRGPSGDARLLTLQGAVPGKTTLSGSVSKPRGRGDGVTPIDAIEGLGSFGDVRVSLKSPPFISSSLPATPARGGRPPVAAQGRAVALARRIPGVK, from the coding sequence ATGCGTCTCACGCTCCCTCTGCGACGCGGTTGGGGACGTCCTCCCGGGCGCCGGGCGGGGACGCCGCGGCTGGAGTACGTCGAACGCCGGGTCCTGCTCTCGACGTTCACGGTCGAGACGGCGGCCGACGACGGCCCCGGGTCGCTGCGCTGGGCGATCACGCAGGCGAACGCCGACCTCGACGCGGGGCCCAGCTCGATCCGGTTCGCCATCCCGGGCTCCGGCCTGCAGACGATCCGGCTGCAGTCGCCGCTCGCCCCGATCACGCGCCCGGTGCTGATCGAGGGCCGGTCGCAGCCGGGTTACACCGGGACGCCCCTGATCCGCCTCGACGGCTCCTCGGCGCAGTCGAGCGGCTCGTACGGGCTGGTCGTCGCGGGGGGCGGCAGCCTGGTCGCCGGCCTGGCGGTCACCGGCTTCTCGGGCGCGGGGATCCTGCTGACCGGGCCCGGCGGCGACTTCGTCGAGTCCAGCTACGTCGGGCTCGTCCCCGGGATCCCGGGGGCCGCGGCGAACGGCGAAGGGATCGTGGTCCTGGGCTCCTCGAACAACACGATCGGCGGGCCCGCCGGCCAGGGGAACGTGATCTCGGGCAATCGGGGCGCGGGCGTCCGGGTCGCGATCGTCACGCCGGGCGACTCGACGGGCAACGCCATCACCGGCAATTTGATCGGGACCGACGGGGCCGGCGTCTTGGCCGTCGGCAACGGCCAGGACGGCGTCGTGTTCGCGGGCGCGAGCTACGGCCGGATCACGGGGAACGTCGTCTCGGGCAACTTCGGGAATGGGATCACGCTGAACGGTCGCGCGACCGGGCACGTGATCCTGGGCAACGTCGTCGGGCTGACGGCCGACGGCCAGGCCGCGCTGGGGAACAACCGCGACGGGATCCTGGTCGACGACGCCCCCGGGAACGTGATCGGCGGGCTGGTCGCGGACGAGGCCAACCAGATCTCCGCCAATCGCGGCAGCGGCGTCCGGGCCCGCAACGACTCCGCGGGGCTGCAGGTCCTGGGGAACCAGATCGGCGTCGACGCGACCGCGACGCGGCCGTTCGGCAACCAGGGCGACGGCCTGACGCTGGGCTCGAGCGGCGTGAAGGTCGGCGGCGAGGACTCCGGCGCCGGCAACGTGATCGCCTACAACGGCGTCGGCACGACGGGCGCCGGGGTGCAGCTGGTCGGCCTGGTGAGCGGCGACACGATCCTCTCGAACCGGATCTTCAAGAACGCCGGGCTGGGGATCAACCTCAACAACGGCCCGACGCCGAACCACACCCCGGGCCAGTTCATCGGCCCCAACGGCTGGGCGAATTACCCGATCCTGACCTCGGCCGTCACCGACGGCCTCGTGACCTCCTCCGCGGGGAGCCTGACCGGGATGCCCCTGCAGAGTTACACGATCCAGTTCTTCTGGACCGACGCCCCCGACCGATCGGGCTTCGGCGAGGGCGAGCGGCTCCTGGGCTCGACCGAGACGTCGGCCGGCGACGACGGCCGGGCGAGCTTCGCGATCCCGATCCCGTCCTCGACCGACGGCGGGTTCCTGTCGGCCACGGCGACCGACGCGGCGGGGAACACCTCGGAGTTCTCGCAGGCCATCCTGATCCGGCCGTACACCGACCTGGACGTCGCCCTGACGGCGGATCCGACGCTCGCCCCCCAGGGCTCGGCGGTCACGTTCCGGGCCACCGTGACCAACCGCGGCCACCTCACCGCGTCGAACGTCTCGCTGGCGGCCCAGCTCCCCGCGACGGCGGCCGTCCTCTCGTCGACGGGGGTCGGGGGCGTCATGTCCGCCGAGGCGGCCGGGAGCTTCCGCCTCGCGGTCGGGTCGCTGGCCCCCGGGGCGTCGGCCGTGCTGGTCGTCGCCCTGCAGCCCCCTGCCGGCTTCAGCGGCGACTTCACGGGCACGGCGACCGCGACGACCGCCGAGCCCGACTCCCACCCGGGCGACGAATCGGCCGTCGCGACGGCCCGGCTCACGCCCGTCGTCGACGTCGCGGTCGCGCTGGCGAGCGGCCCCTCGACGGCCCTCCGGGGCGACTCGCTCGTCTACGTCCTCTCCGCGTCGAACGCCGGGCCGGGGACTGCGACCGGCGTGGTCCTCACCTTCCCGATCGGGCCGGGGGCGTCGTACGTGGCCGCGACCGGCGACCAGGGGGCCGGGAGGATCGACGGCGGCCGCCTGATCATCGACCTGGGCTCGCTGGGCCCCGGCGCGACGGCGACGTTCGTCATCACCTTGCGGGCCGACGCCGTCGGCGTCTTCGCGTCCACGGCGAGCCTGGCGACCGACGAGTATCAGGCCGACGCCGCGAACGACGCCGTGAGCTTCTCGACCGAGATCCTGGGCCAGGCCGACCTCGCGGTCGCCATGCAGGCCCCTCCCCTCGCGGCCGACGACCACGACCTGGTCTACGCCGTCGTCGTCGCCAACAACGGCCCCGACGCGGCTCGCAACGTCGTCCTGCTCGACCTCATCCCGGCCCTGTCGACCTTCGACGCAGCCTGGTTCGACGGCGGCTCGACGAGCTTCGCCGACGGCATCGTCACCGCCCGGCTCGACGCGCTCGACGCCGGGGCCGCGGCGACCCTCTGGATCCGCGTCCGGCCGACGGCCGCCGCCGGCGCGACCCTGACGAACGCCGCGCGGGCGTCGAGCGACGAGCCGGACTCCGACCCGAGCGACAACGCCGACTGGCGCCGGACCGAAGTCCGCCCCGTCGCCGACCTCGGCGCGACGATCGCCCCCGACTCGCCGACGGTTGTCCAGGGCCAGGCCGCGACGTTCCGAATCCGCGTCAGCAACCAGGGCCCGTCGCCCGAGCCCGACGCCCTGCTGACGGTCCCCCTGCCCGACTGGGCCGTCCTGGCCTCGGCCGTCGCCACCCAGGGAGGCCCGGCGACGGTCGCGAACGGCGTCGTCGGGTTCCGGCTGGGGACGCTCGCCGTCGGCGGCTGGGCGGAGGCGACGATCGCGCTGACGGCCCGGCCCACGGCCGCCGGCCCGCTCATCCTGACCGCGAACGTCCAGGGCTGGGACATCGACTTCAACCCGGCCGACGACACGGCGAGCGCCGTCGTGACGGGCCTGCCGGCGGCCGACCTCGCGGTCTACGTCACCCCTCCCCCCCTGGTCCACGAGCGGTCGACGTTCCAGTACACGCTCACGGCGGCCAACCTCTCGCCCCTGGCGACGGGCGGCGTCCAGCTCGCCGCGCCCCTCCCGGCGGGGGTCGAGTTCGTCTCGGCGGTCGCCAGCCAGGGCGCCGCGCCCGTCCTGGACTCCGGCCGCGTGGTCGCCAACCTGGGGGACCTCGCCGGGTCGTCGACGGCCGCGATGACCATCACGGTCCGGCCGACGTCGCCCGCCGGGACGGCCCTGCTGCTCTCGGGCGTCGCGACGAGCGACCTCCCCGACCCGGCGTCCGGCAACGACGTCGGCCGCTACGCCGTGTACGTCGCGCCGGCCGTCGACCTCATGGTGCGGCTTCAGACTTTGCAGCCCTCCGTCGAGCTGGGCGGGGACGTCACCTGGGTCGCCCAGGTCTGGAATTCCAGCCCCACGACGGCCACGGGCGTCGACCTGAGCATCCCCTTCGAGGCTTGCGGGATCTTCGTCGGGTCGGCGACGACCCAGGGCTCGGTGCAGGCGTCCGCCAGCCTGATCACGGCGGCCCTCGGGACGATCGGGCCCTGGGGGAACGCGACGGTCGCCTTCGTCCTGCGCCCCCAGGCCGTCGGCCCCGCGGTCCTGACCGTTTTGGCCGCCGCCGACCAGTTCGACTCCGGCCCCGACGACGACCGATCGACGGCCGCCCTCAACGTCCTGGAGCCGCCCGGGACGCTCCAGTTCGCCGTCCCCGCGGTCGCCGTCCCCGAGACGGCGGGTTTCGCCTACGTCCCGGTCCAGCGCGTCGGCGGCGCGCGGGGGACCGTCACGGTCCGCTACCGCACGACGACCGGGACCGCCTCGCCGGGCGTCGATTACGTGCCGGTCTCCGGGGTCCTGACGTTCCAGCCCGGCCAGACGCTCGCGACGATCGCGGTCCCCGTCCTCGCCTACCCCCACAACCGGGGCGACGAGTCGGTCGCGATCGTCCTGGAAGGGGCGACCGACGGGGCCGTCCTCGGCGGCCTGGCGACGGCGTCGGTCACGATCCAGGACGTCGACCCCGACTACGTCCCGCCCGCCGTGGGCCGCGTCCGGCTGCTGGGCGACCCGAACTCCATCGGCGGCCTGTCCATCGCCTTCAGCGAGCCCCTCGACCGCGCCGCCGCGCTCGACGGCGCGGCGTACACGCTGTACGACCTGGGCCCCAACGGCGTCTTCGGCGACGGCGACGACGCGCCGATCGCCTACCTGGCCCCGGGCTACGACCCGGCGACCCAGACCGTCTACCTGACCCCCGCGGCCCCGATGGCCCTGGGCCGGCAGTACGCCATCGTCGTCCGGGGCGCGGGGCCGGCGGGGCTCGTCGACCTCGCGGGCAACCCGCTGGGCGGCGGGGTCGATTTCGTCGGCCTCTTCGCGCGGGGGACGACGTTGAACTACACCGACTCCAACGGCGACGCGGTGTCGCTCCAGGTCAAGAGCGGCGGCTTCATGGACCTGATCCGCGGCCCCTCGGGCGACGCCCGGCTGCTGACGCTGCAGGGGGCCGTCCCGGGCAAGACCACGCTCTCGGGCAGCGTTTCGAAGCCGAGGGGCCGGGGCGACGGCGTGACGCCCATCGACGCGATCGAGGGCCTGGGCTCGTTCGGCGACGTCCGCGTCAGCCTGAAGAGCCCGCCGTTCATCTCGAGCAGCCTGCCGGCCACCCCCGCCCGCGGCGGCCGCCCGCCCGTCGCGGCCCAGGGCCGGGCCGTCGCCCTCGCGCGGCGGATCCCCGGCGTGAAATGA
- the pyrF gene encoding orotidine-5'-phosphate decarboxylase, translating into MEFADRVVQAVRRKGNPVVVGIDPRPEELPTGFLDRFPGTRTGVADALRTFGCEIVDVVAPLAPLIKFQSAFYEAYGPEGLGALHATVEHARERDVLVIFDGKRNDIGSTADAYARAYLGKEPVGGSFEPSWHADAMTINPYLGSDGVDPFVKIAAREHKGVFVLVRTSNASAREFQDLVCDGLPVYRHVANRLKAWGKGRDGKEGYNLLGAVVGATYPSELAELREALPGVLFLVPGYGAQGGEAKDIAAGFDANGQGALVNNSRGVTFAYKKPTFRDRFGTDWQRAVEQAVLDMIDDLAQNTPAGKLRPA; encoded by the coding sequence GTGGAATTCGCGGATCGCGTGGTACAGGCGGTGCGGCGCAAGGGGAACCCGGTGGTGGTGGGGATCGACCCCCGTCCGGAGGAGTTGCCGACGGGGTTCCTCGACCGTTTCCCGGGGACCCGGACCGGGGTGGCGGACGCCCTGCGGACGTTCGGATGCGAGATCGTGGACGTGGTCGCCCCGCTCGCGCCCTTGATCAAGTTCCAGTCGGCCTTCTACGAGGCCTACGGCCCCGAGGGGCTGGGCGCGCTGCACGCGACGGTCGAGCACGCCCGCGAGCGCGACGTGCTGGTGATCTTCGACGGCAAGCGCAACGACATCGGCTCGACGGCCGACGCCTACGCGCGGGCGTATCTCGGCAAGGAGCCGGTGGGGGGCTCGTTCGAGCCGTCGTGGCACGCCGACGCGATGACGATCAACCCCTACCTGGGGAGCGACGGGGTCGACCCGTTCGTGAAGATCGCGGCCCGCGAGCACAAGGGGGTGTTCGTCCTGGTGCGCACGAGCAACGCCTCGGCCCGGGAGTTCCAGGACCTCGTCTGCGACGGCCTGCCCGTCTATCGCCACGTCGCGAACCGGCTCAAGGCCTGGGGCAAGGGCCGCGACGGCAAGGAGGGTTACAACCTCCTCGGCGCGGTCGTGGGCGCGACCTACCCGTCGGAGCTGGCCGAGCTTCGCGAGGCGCTGCCGGGCGTCCTCTTCCTCGTCCCCGGCTACGGCGCCCAGGGGGGCGAGGCGAAGGACATCGCCGCGGGCTTCGACGCCAACGGGCAGGGGGCGCTGGTCAACAACTCGCGGGGCGTGACCTTCGCCTACAAGAAGCCGACCTTTCGCGACAGGTTCGGGACCGACTGGCAGCGCGCCGTCGAGCAGGCCGTGCTCGACATGATCGACGACCTGGCCCAGAACACGCCCGCGGGGAAGCTCCGGCCCGCCTGA
- a CDS encoding tyrosine-type recombinase/integrase produces MPKLGCKPPAYRRHKATGRARVRYQGKDHYLPGKFGSPESRQAYARFIAGLASSDSTVDLSPSPSALSLTISELILRYADHAEGYYRKNGEPTGEHDVVRYALRPLEQLYGLTLAVEFGPKRLALVRDEMIRRGGSRRYINAAVGRIRRVFRWAVAQEMTPGTIVANLAALSPLQKGRSAAREKPAVAAVSDARVDAALPFLSPRFAAVVRLMRLTGMRPGEALSMRVEEVDRTDPGCWSYRPGSHKTEHRDKDRVVFVGPRAREALLPWIVAAGTGPVFPSRIENFRRAIRNACAKAGVPSFAPNQLRHAFATEVRARLGLEAAQVALGHSAADVTQVYAERDLSKARSTALAVG; encoded by the coding sequence ATGCCGAAGCTCGGCTGCAAGCCCCCCGCCTATCGCAGGCACAAGGCCACCGGACGCGCCCGCGTCCGTTATCAAGGCAAGGACCATTACCTCCCCGGGAAGTTCGGCAGCCCCGAATCCCGCCAGGCCTATGCACGCTTCATCGCCGGCCTGGCGTCGAGCGATTCGACGGTCGACCTCTCCCCGTCGCCCTCGGCCCTCTCGTTGACCATCAGCGAGTTGATCCTCCGTTACGCCGACCACGCCGAGGGCTATTACCGGAAGAACGGCGAGCCGACCGGCGAACACGACGTCGTCAGGTACGCGCTTAGGCCCTTGGAGCAGCTGTACGGCCTCACGCTGGCGGTCGAGTTCGGCCCCAAGCGGCTCGCCCTGGTACGCGATGAGATGATCCGCCGCGGCGGCAGCCGTCGCTACATCAACGCCGCGGTCGGCCGCATCCGCCGCGTCTTCCGCTGGGCCGTCGCGCAAGAGATGACCCCCGGGACCATCGTCGCCAACCTCGCAGCCCTCTCCCCCCTGCAGAAGGGGCGGTCCGCGGCGAGGGAGAAACCGGCCGTCGCCGCGGTGTCCGACGCGAGGGTCGATGCGGCCCTCCCCTTCCTTTCGCCGAGGTTCGCCGCCGTGGTCCGCCTCATGCGGCTGACCGGGATGAGGCCCGGAGAGGCCCTCTCCATGCGGGTCGAGGAGGTCGACCGTACCGACCCGGGATGTTGGTCCTACCGGCCCGGCTCGCACAAGACGGAGCATCGCGACAAGGATCGGGTCGTCTTCGTCGGCCCCCGGGCGCGGGAGGCCTTGCTGCCCTGGATCGTCGCGGCCGGGACGGGCCCCGTCTTCCCGAGCCGGATCGAGAATTTCCGACGGGCGATCCGCAACGCCTGCGCCAAGGCCGGCGTCCCGTCGTTCGCTCCTAATCAGCTGAGACACGCGTTCGCCACCGAGGTCCGGGCCCGGCTGGGGTTGGAAGCCGCGCAAGTCGCCTTGGGGCATTCCGCGGCCGACGTCACCCAGGTCTATGCGGAGCGGGACCTGTCCAAGGCCCGATCGACGGCATTGGCGGTCGGCTGA